In Rhizobium sp. ARZ01, a genomic segment contains:
- a CDS encoding Xaa-Pro peptidase family protein has product MALQFDSEEYTNRLQRLTAKMRDEKLDAMLLFAQESMYWLTGYDTFGYCFFQALVVKADGDMVLLTRSADLRQARQTSNIAKIEIWIDRANADPAMDLKNLLSDLDLLGCRLGVEYDTHGLTGRNARLLDNQLQSFGELVDASLLVSRLRLVKSPAELAYVEKAASLADDALDAALPLIGPGADEATILAAMQGAVLAGGGDYPANEFIIGSGIDALLCRYKSGRRKLDANDQLTLEWAGVSAHYHAAMMRTVIIGEPSNRHRELFSACRDTIQAIEMVLRPGNTFGTVFDTHAKIMDERGLARHRLNACGYSLGARFSPSWMEHQMFHVGNPQEIQPDMSLFVHMIIMDSDTNTAMTLGQTYLTTTDTPKALSRYGLDFISV; this is encoded by the coding sequence ATGGCACTGCAATTCGACAGCGAGGAATACACCAACCGGCTGCAGCGCCTGACCGCCAAGATGCGCGACGAGAAACTCGACGCCATGCTGCTTTTCGCCCAGGAAAGCATGTATTGGCTGACCGGCTATGACACTTTCGGCTACTGCTTCTTCCAGGCGCTGGTGGTGAAAGCCGATGGCGACATGGTGCTTTTGACCCGCTCGGCCGATCTGCGGCAGGCGCGACAGACATCCAATATCGCCAAGATCGAGATCTGGATCGATCGCGCCAACGCCGATCCAGCGATGGACCTGAAGAATCTGCTCTCGGACCTGGACCTGCTCGGCTGCCGGCTCGGCGTCGAATACGACACGCACGGTTTGACCGGCAGAAATGCACGGCTTCTGGACAATCAGTTGCAGAGCTTCGGCGAGCTTGTCGACGCGTCGCTGCTCGTCAGCCGGCTGCGACTCGTCAAGAGCCCGGCGGAACTGGCATATGTCGAGAAAGCCGCGTCGCTTGCCGACGACGCGCTGGACGCCGCTCTGCCGTTGATCGGACCCGGTGCCGACGAGGCGACAATCCTGGCAGCGATGCAAGGTGCGGTTCTTGCCGGAGGCGGCGACTATCCGGCAAATGAGTTCATTATCGGCTCGGGCATCGACGCGCTGCTGTGCCGCTACAAGTCGGGCCGGCGAAAGCTCGACGCAAACGACCAGCTCACCCTCGAATGGGCGGGCGTGAGCGCGCATTACCACGCCGCGATGATGCGCACCGTCATCATCGGCGAGCCGTCCAACCGCCACCGCGAACTCTTCAGCGCCTGCCGCGACACGATACAGGCAATCGAGATGGTTCTGCGTCCCGGCAATACGTTCGGCACGGTGTTCGACACCCATGCGAAGATCATGGACGAGCGCGGGCTCGCGCGGCACCGGCTGAACGCCTGCGGCTACTCGCTTGGCGCCCGCTTTTCCCCCTCCTGGATGGAGCATCAGATGTTCCACGTCGGCAATCCACAGGAAATCCAACCCGACATGTCGCTGTTCGTCCACATGATCATCATGGATTCCGATACGAACACTGCAATGACGCTCGGCCAGACCTACCTGACGACGACCGATACGCCGAAGGCGTTGTCGCGCTACGGCCTTGATTTCATCAGCGTGTGA
- a CDS encoding benzoate/H(+) symporter BenE family transporter, which translates to MLRDFSAQALFMGLLTAFVGFASSFAVVLHGLTGVGATEAQAASGLMALSVSMGLCAVMLSVWTHLPVSIAWSTPGAALLASSGVVEGGFGAAVGGFLVCAALIVAAGLWKPLGRMVAAIPATLANAMLAGVLLGLCFAPVKAIAFNPLFGLPIVVTWVVVGAINRLYAVPAALLAFVLVLAFGIDIPEDALAAVARDLLPKPELVTPVFNLAGLVSIALPLFIVTMASQNIPGIAVLKVNNYEPTPGPLFAVTGLFSLLSAPFGGHAVNLAAITAAMCAGEDAHPDPRRRYWAAINAGIFYVIFGLLAGAVTAFVSLAPPILIQAVAGLALISAFAGSAMNAFKESETREAAALTFLITASGVSFGGISGAFWGLLAGGLMMGLTRLVAARKARKV; encoded by the coding sequence ATGCTACGCGATTTCTCCGCACAAGCGCTCTTCATGGGCCTGCTGACCGCTTTCGTCGGCTTCGCCAGTTCCTTCGCAGTCGTGCTGCACGGCCTGACGGGCGTCGGCGCGACCGAGGCTCAGGCCGCATCGGGCCTGATGGCGCTTTCGGTTTCAATGGGTCTTTGCGCGGTCATGCTCAGCGTCTGGACGCACCTGCCGGTCTCCATCGCCTGGTCGACACCCGGTGCTGCACTGCTTGCCAGTTCGGGCGTCGTCGAAGGTGGGTTCGGTGCCGCCGTCGGCGGCTTTCTTGTGTGCGCCGCCCTGATCGTCGCCGCGGGTCTATGGAAGCCGCTTGGGCGCATGGTCGCGGCAATTCCTGCCACCCTTGCCAATGCGATGCTCGCAGGTGTCCTGCTCGGCCTCTGCTTCGCGCCGGTCAAGGCGATCGCCTTCAATCCGCTGTTTGGTTTGCCGATCGTCGTCACCTGGGTCGTCGTCGGTGCGATCAACCGCCTTTATGCCGTGCCGGCCGCCCTCCTCGCCTTTGTGCTCGTTCTCGCATTTGGCATCGATATTCCCGAGGATGCACTTGCGGCGGTCGCCCGCGACCTGCTGCCGAAGCCGGAGCTTGTCACGCCGGTCTTCAACCTCGCCGGCCTTGTCAGCATTGCGCTGCCCCTCTTCATCGTCACGATGGCCTCGCAGAACATCCCGGGCATCGCCGTGCTGAAGGTCAACAATTACGAGCCGACGCCCGGCCCGCTGTTTGCCGTAACCGGCCTGTTCTCGCTGCTTAGCGCCCCGTTTGGCGGCCATGCCGTCAATCTCGCTGCGATCACGGCGGCGATGTGTGCGGGCGAGGATGCGCATCCCGACCCCCGCCGCCGTTACTGGGCAGCGATCAATGCCGGCATTTTCTACGTAATTTTCGGCCTGCTGGCCGGCGCAGTCACGGCGTTTGTCAGTCTCGCGCCGCCGATCCTTATCCAGGCGGTGGCCGGCCTCGCGCTGATCAGCGCCTTTGCCGGGTCGGCGATGAACGCCTTCAAGGAATCCGAGACGCGCGAAGCCGCCGCCCTCACCTTCCTCATCACGGCCTCGGGTGTCAGCTTCGGCGGCATTTCCGGCGCCTTTTGGGGACTGCTTGCAGGCGGTCTGATGATGGGACTGACCCGCCTTGTCGCGGCTCGCAAAGCGCGGAAGGTGTAA
- a CDS encoding ribose-phosphate pyrophosphokinase — translation MKVFAGNSNRLLAEAICNYLNVPLGRASVRRFADQEIFVEIQENVRGEDVFVVQSTSFPTNDHLMELLIMIDAMRRSSARRITAVIPYFGYARQDRKPGPRTPISAKLVANLITEAGADRVLTLDLHAGQIQGFFDIPTDNLYAVPILARDVKENYDQKNVMVVSPDVGGVVRARALAKRLDCLLAIVDKRRDRPGESEVMNVIGDVSGKDCILIDDIVDSGGTLCNAAEALLKNGATSVTAYITHGVLSGGAVARVTSSKLKELVITDSIQPTTAVQSAHNIRVLTTANLLGEAINRTAAEESVSSLFD, via the coding sequence ATGAAGGTTTTCGCGGGCAACTCGAACCGGCTGCTGGCCGAAGCGATCTGCAACTATCTCAATGTCCCCCTGGGTCGCGCCAGCGTACGCCGCTTCGCCGACCAGGAAATCTTCGTCGAGATCCAGGAGAACGTGCGCGGCGAGGACGTGTTCGTCGTCCAGTCGACCTCGTTCCCGACGAACGATCACCTGATGGAACTCCTGATCATGATTGATGCGATGCGGCGCTCCTCCGCCCGCCGCATCACCGCGGTGATCCCCTACTTCGGCTACGCTCGCCAGGACCGCAAACCCGGTCCGCGCACGCCGATCTCCGCAAAGCTCGTTGCCAACCTGATCACCGAAGCCGGCGCCGACCGCGTATTGACGCTCGACTTGCATGCCGGCCAGATCCAGGGCTTCTTCGACATCCCGACCGACAACCTCTACGCCGTGCCGATCCTGGCGCGCGACGTGAAGGAGAACTACGACCAGAAGAACGTGATGGTCGTATCCCCCGACGTCGGTGGCGTGGTACGCGCCCGCGCGCTGGCCAAGCGCCTCGACTGTCTGCTCGCGATCGTCGACAAGCGCCGTGATCGTCCCGGCGAGTCCGAAGTGATGAACGTCATCGGCGACGTCTCCGGCAAGGACTGCATCCTGATCGACGACATCGTCGATTCCGGCGGAACGCTCTGCAATGCTGCCGAAGCGCTCCTGAAGAACGGCGCTACCAGCGTCACCGCCTATATCACCCACGGCGTCCTCTCCGGCGGTGCTGTTGCCCGCGTCACCTCGTCCAAGCTCAAGGAACTGGTGATCACGGACTCGATCCAGCCGACGACGGCTGTCCAGTCCGCACACAACATCCGCGTGCTGACGACGGCAAACCTGCTCGGCGAAGCAATTAACCGCACCGCTGCCGAAGAATCCGTTTCCAGCCTCTTCGATTGA
- a CDS encoding 50S ribosomal protein L25/general stress protein Ctc, whose amino-acid sequence MSHASYELKAETRERVGKGSSRELRRNGLIPAVIYGDKKAPISIALSTKEVTQRIHAGGFMTTVATIDVNGEKISVLPKDYQLDPVRDFTMHVDFLRVSADSKVTVQVPVHFVNEEKSPGIKVGGMLNIVRHDVELHCPANDIPEFLTVDLDGLKIGDSIHISHIKLPKGTSPVIADRDFTVATIVGTAAAKEEEAEGEATAE is encoded by the coding sequence ATGAGCCACGCATCCTACGAGCTCAAGGCCGAGACGCGCGAACGGGTTGGTAAGGGGTCCTCCCGTGAACTTCGCCGCAACGGTCTTATCCCGGCTGTCATCTATGGTGACAAGAAGGCCCCCATTTCGATCGCTCTGTCGACGAAGGAAGTCACCCAGCGCATCCACGCCGGCGGCTTCATGACGACGGTCGCCACGATCGACGTCAACGGCGAGAAGATCTCCGTCCTGCCGAAGGACTACCAGCTGGATCCGGTCCGCGACTTCACGATGCACGTCGACTTCCTGCGCGTATCGGCCGACAGCAAGGTCACCGTCCAGGTTCCGGTTCACTTCGTCAACGAAGAGAAGTCCCCGGGAATCAAGGTCGGCGGCATGCTGAACATCGTTCGCCACGACGTCGAGCTGCACTGCCCGGCCAACGACATTCCGGAATTCCTCACCGTCGACCTCGACGGCCTGAAAATCGGCGACAGCATCCACATCTCGCACATCAAGCTGCCGAAGGGTACGAGCCCGGTCATCGCTGACCGCGACTTCACCGTCGCCACGATCGTCGGCACGGCTGCTGCCAAGGAAGAAGAAGCTGAAGGCGAAGCAACGGCCGAGTAA